Proteins from one Lachnospiraceae bacterium KGMB03038 genomic window:
- a CDS encoding DUF3841 domain-containing protein, producing the protein MGRMEEKKTVKLYTRQNDKTLYQLERDGRLINQRVYVELHFGDIAPLFMESYDWFTKEAAKRVPKPGDVKAPLWCSISAENCLKPIPGTVVYVLEVPEDQVIYFDDVKWDYVLNRIYLPKDKEDEQAYRKHLEEMGITNRFSFFDGPYKGMYPEEEARIKESWKRIFEIDDWTIFNVCGNLWEIKKAWVKQIVHPGEKIQE; encoded by the coding sequence ATGGGAAGGATGGAGGAGAAAAAGACGGTAAAACTGTATACCAGGCAGAATGATAAAACGCTGTATCAGTTGGAGCGGGACGGGCGTCTCATTAATCAGCGGGTCTATGTGGAACTGCATTTTGGGGATATCGCGCCTCTTTTCATGGAGAGCTACGATTGGTTTACCAAAGAGGCGGCGAAACGGGTGCCAAAGCCAGGCGATGTGAAGGCGCCCCTCTGGTGCTCCATCAGCGCGGAGAACTGCCTGAAACCGATTCCTGGGACGGTGGTCTATGTGTTAGAGGTGCCGGAGGACCAGGTGATCTATTTTGACGATGTGAAATGGGATTACGTGCTGAACCGGATCTATCTTCCCAAAGACAAGGAAGACGAGCAGGCTTACCGGAAACATTTGGAAGAGATGGGGATAACCAACCGCTTTTCTTTCTTTGACGGACCTTACAAAGGAATGTATCCGGAAGAAGAGGCCAGGATCAAAGAAAGCTGGAAGCGGATCTTTGAGATTGACGATTGGACGATCTTCAATGTGTGCGGCAATCTCTGGGAGATAAAAAAAGCCTGGGTGAAGCAGATCGTCCACCCAGGGGAAAAGATTCAGGAATAA
- the thiM gene encoding hydroxyethylthiazole kinase, with translation MLGVYLQNVRDKVPLVHNITNYVTVNDVANILLACGGSPIMSDEPQDVEDITSICGGLNINIGTLNVRSIEGMLGAGRKANELGHPILLDPVGAGASALRTNTAVMLMETLRFDVIRGNISEIKTLAQGSGTTKGVDADVADAVTEENLDEAVTFAKDFAKKAGTIVAITGAIDLVSDGETCYVIRNGRPEMGKITGTGCQLSGMMTAFLVANPDHKLEAAAAAVCAMGLAGQIGWERMQEGDGNSTYRNRIIDAIYNMDAKILDEGADYEVR, from the coding sequence ATGTTAGGAGTATATTTACAGAATGTAAGAGACAAAGTTCCATTGGTGCACAATATCACCAACTATGTGACAGTCAACGATGTGGCCAACATCCTGCTGGCCTGCGGCGGAAGTCCTATCATGTCGGACGAGCCCCAGGATGTGGAGGATATCACCAGCATCTGCGGAGGGCTGAATATTAATATCGGTACGCTGAATGTGCGCAGTATTGAAGGAATGTTAGGAGCCGGAAGGAAGGCAAATGAGCTGGGACATCCGATTCTCCTGGACCCTGTGGGAGCGGGAGCCAGCGCGCTGAGGACCAATACTGCGGTGATGTTGATGGAGACTCTGCGGTTTGATGTGATCCGGGGAAATATTTCCGAGATCAAGACCCTTGCCCAGGGAAGCGGCACTACCAAAGGCGTGGACGCCGATGTGGCCGATGCGGTGACAGAAGAGAATCTGGATGAGGCGGTGACCTTTGCCAAAGACTTTGCCAAGAAAGCAGGCACGATCGTAGCAATTACCGGCGCTATCGATCTGGTCAGCGATGGGGAGACCTGCTATGTGATCCGCAATGGCCGGCCGGAGATGGGCAAGATCACGGGAACAGGCTGTCAGCTGTCCGGTATGATGACCGCGTTTCTGGTGGCCAATCCAGACCATAAGCTGGAGGCTGCCGCGGCGGCTGTGTGCGCCATGGGCCTTGCGGGACAGATTGGATGGGAACGGATGCAGGAAGGAGACGGCAATTCCACTTACCGGAACCGGATCATTGACGCAATTTACAATATGGATGCCAAGATTTTAGATGAAGGAGCAGACTATGAAGTGCGATAA
- a CDS encoding HAD family phosphatase, whose product MIRGVIFDADGVLLDSMAIWEEAGERYLRKLGREPEPRLGRTLFAMTVQEAAQYLKETYALSFGIQEIAAGILETVNDFYLYEVQLKPGVSEFLEALDRKGIQAAVATSSEKSQIEQAFQRLGIRKYFQGIATCTEAGAGKTEPAVYEMARNMLGTEVKETAVMEDSLYALLTAKRAGYPTVGIYDPFSEEDQEELKRQADLYLPDLRNEKRFWDCFL is encoded by the coding sequence ATGATCCGGGGCGTGATCTTTGACGCAGACGGAGTGCTGCTGGACTCTATGGCAATCTGGGAGGAAGCAGGAGAACGGTACCTGCGCAAACTGGGCAGAGAACCGGAACCAAGGCTTGGAAGGACTCTGTTCGCTATGACAGTCCAGGAAGCGGCCCAGTATCTGAAGGAGACCTATGCCCTCTCTTTTGGGATCCAGGAGATCGCGGCGGGGATTCTGGAGACGGTAAATGATTTCTATCTGTATGAAGTTCAGTTAAAACCAGGCGTGTCAGAGTTCCTGGAGGCGCTAGATCGGAAAGGAATCCAGGCCGCTGTCGCCACCTCCAGCGAGAAGAGCCAGATTGAACAGGCATTCCAAAGACTGGGAATCAGGAAGTATTTCCAGGGGATCGCCACCTGTACGGAGGCTGGGGCGGGCAAGACGGAGCCGGCGGTCTATGAGATGGCCCGGAACATGCTTGGTACAGAAGTAAAAGAGACGGCGGTGATGGAAGATTCCCTATACGCGCTTCTGACGGCCAAGAGGGCGGGATATCCCACCGTAGGGATCTATGATCCTTTCAGCGAGGAAGACCAGGAGGAATTGAAAAGGCAGGCAGACCTTTATCTGCCAGACTTGAGAAATGAAAAACGGTTTTGGGACTGTTTTCTATAA
- the cytX gene encoding putative hydroxymethylpyrimidine transporter CytX, which produces MEAKRTSVFENGLIWFGAAVSIAEILTGTYLAPLGFGRGISAILLGHAIGCVLMFLAGLIGGETRKSAMETVKMSFGQKGSLLFSALNVLQLVGWTGIMIYDGALAADGVTGTGRWIWCLVIGLLIVAWILVGVTNLGKINLIAMAGLFLLTLLLSKIIFFDSGSADLAAAETMTFGAAVELSAAMPLSWLPVISDYTREAKEPVKATAASVIVYGLVSCWMYVIGMGAAIYTGEYDIAQIMLKAGLGAAALLIVVFSTVTTTFLDAFSAGVSSESLFPGVKAKYVAVGAAVLGTIAAIVYPMDNITDFLYLIGSVFAPMIAVQIASFFILKQDAGRENVHKINLLVWVMGFILYRFLMTVDLPVGNTLPTMIITVLLCLAANKACHF; this is translated from the coding sequence GTGGAAGCAAAACGGACCTCTGTGTTTGAGAATGGCCTGATCTGGTTTGGAGCGGCAGTATCCATTGCGGAAATCCTGACGGGGACCTATCTTGCGCCTTTGGGATTTGGCAGGGGTATAAGCGCGATCCTGCTGGGGCATGCGATCGGCTGCGTATTGATGTTTCTGGCTGGGCTGATTGGCGGAGAAACCAGGAAAAGCGCAATGGAGACGGTGAAAATGAGTTTTGGGCAGAAGGGAAGCCTTCTGTTCAGCGCCCTAAATGTCCTGCAGTTAGTGGGGTGGACCGGGATCATGATCTATGACGGAGCTCTTGCGGCAGATGGGGTGACCGGTACTGGACGGTGGATCTGGTGTCTGGTGATCGGCCTATTGATCGTAGCCTGGATTTTGGTAGGAGTAACAAACCTTGGGAAGATCAATCTGATCGCGATGGCGGGCCTGTTTCTTTTGACACTGCTTCTTAGCAAGATTATTTTCTTTGACAGTGGAAGCGCGGATCTGGCAGCGGCGGAAACAATGACTTTTGGAGCGGCAGTGGAGCTTTCCGCGGCGATGCCCCTATCCTGGCTTCCCGTTATCAGCGACTATACCAGAGAAGCCAAAGAACCAGTCAAAGCAACGGCTGCCAGCGTGATCGTCTATGGGTTGGTAAGCTGCTGGATGTATGTGATCGGAATGGGAGCGGCTATTTATACGGGGGAATATGATATTGCCCAGATTATGCTGAAAGCGGGACTTGGGGCCGCGGCGCTCTTGATCGTGGTTTTCTCCACCGTGACAACCACTTTCCTGGATGCCTTTTCAGCAGGTGTTTCCAGCGAGTCGCTGTTCCCAGGAGTAAAGGCGAAATATGTGGCAGTGGGAGCGGCTGTCCTTGGAACCATTGCGGCTATTGTATATCCCATGGACAATATTACAGATTTCCTGTATTTGATCGGTTCCGTGTTCGCCCCTATGATCGCGGTACAGATTGCCTCGTTTTTTATTCTGAAGCAGGATGCGGGGCGGGAAAATGTCCACAAGATCAATCTGCTGGTCTGGGTGATGGGATTCATTCTATATCGGTTCCTGATGACAGTGGATCTGCCGGTGGGAAATACTCTGCCCACTATGATAATCACCGTCCTACTCTGCCTGGCGGCAAATAAGGCTTGCCATTTCTGA
- the thiE gene encoding thiamine phosphate synthase yields MKCDKKDLLLYAVTDRSWLNGESLYRQVEKALKGGATFIQLREKELDEETFLEEAKELKKLCREYRVPFVINDNVEIAEACGADGVHVGQSDMEAGDVRARLGEDKIIGVSADTVEQALLAQRHGADYLGVGAVFPTGSKADASDVDHETLKAICQAVKIPVIAIGGINRENVMELAGSGICGVAVISAIFGAPDIEQASTDLKEAVQHMIDAPGGKSEL; encoded by the coding sequence ATGAAGTGCGATAAGAAAGATTTACTGCTGTACGCAGTGACAGACCGGAGCTGGCTGAATGGGGAGAGCCTGTACAGACAGGTGGAAAAAGCGCTGAAAGGAGGCGCTACCTTTATCCAGCTTCGGGAAAAGGAACTTGATGAAGAGACCTTCCTGGAGGAAGCAAAGGAGCTTAAGAAACTGTGCCGGGAATATCGGGTACCCTTTGTGATCAACGATAATGTGGAGATCGCGGAAGCCTGCGGCGCAGACGGCGTGCATGTAGGGCAGAGTGATATGGAGGCGGGAGACGTCAGAGCCAGACTTGGAGAAGATAAGATCATAGGGGTTTCCGCCGATACGGTAGAGCAGGCCCTGCTGGCCCAGCGGCATGGAGCAGATTACCTGGGAGTAGGGGCAGTTTTCCCGACAGGTTCCAAGGCCGATGCCTCAGATGTGGATCATGAGACTCTGAAAGCGATCTGCCAGGCGGTGAAGATTCCTGTGATCGCTATTGGGGGCATCAACAGGGAAAATGTGATGGAACTGGCGGGAAGCGGGATCTGCGGCGTTGCCGTGATCAGCGCCATCTTTGGGGCTCCAGATATTGAGCAGGCCTCCACAGATCTGAAAGAAGCAGTACAGCATATGATAGATGCGCCAGGAGGGAAATCAGAATTATGA
- a CDS encoding acyltransferase family protein: protein METVKKERDYLFDNYKVFLIFLVVIGHFIEPSYTNNEFLYTLKWFIFSFHMPAFIFISGYFSKRELPFTELIRKLAVPYLVYEVIYYLLYTFILHRPTVLDFLSPKFSLWYILALFVWRAATPYVKRIPGHMALAIAAGLLIGCSGMKDNFLSIPRILVYYPFFLAGIHFQKEMVQRLRDRTIQILSACGILAFTAFLIFDPLHKTYLPKIFYGRYNYDFLGQTTAEGMICRLICYGIGFGLTFAFLALMSAKQNSLSYIGTRTMGVYLFHGLIYSSLKSAPLLKNIDTIPESLLLILCCIALTLFLSAPLFTAFTNKVSSLRLPAKKELPVPDRPFQGRPRTYV, encoded by the coding sequence ATGGAAACTGTAAAAAAAGAACGGGATTATCTGTTTGATAACTACAAAGTCTTTCTGATCTTTCTTGTAGTGATCGGACATTTTATTGAGCCTTCTTATACAAATAATGAATTTCTTTATACTTTGAAATGGTTTATTTTTTCTTTCCATATGCCGGCATTTATCTTTATTTCCGGTTATTTCTCCAAACGAGAACTTCCGTTTACAGAACTGATACGGAAACTTGCTGTTCCCTACCTGGTATATGAAGTAATCTATTACCTTTTGTACACGTTCATCCTTCACAGGCCAACTGTGCTGGATTTTCTCTCTCCTAAGTTTTCTCTCTGGTACATCCTGGCCTTATTTGTATGGAGAGCGGCAACCCCTTACGTAAAAAGGATCCCCGGTCATATGGCGCTTGCCATTGCCGCCGGCCTGCTGATCGGCTGCTCCGGCATGAAGGACAATTTCTTAAGTATCCCAAGGATCCTAGTGTACTATCCTTTCTTCCTGGCCGGCATCCATTTTCAGAAAGAAATGGTCCAAAGACTCCGGGATCGTACCATACAGATTCTGTCTGCCTGCGGGATTCTGGCTTTTACCGCCTTTCTGATCTTTGATCCGCTTCACAAAACTTATCTGCCGAAGATATTCTACGGCAGATACAACTATGATTTTCTGGGACAAACCACCGCGGAAGGAATGATCTGCCGGCTGATCTGTTACGGCATCGGATTTGGTCTGACCTTCGCCTTCCTGGCGCTGATGTCAGCAAAGCAAAATTCGCTGTCCTATATTGGTACCCGGACAATGGGCGTCTATCTGTTCCATGGACTGATCTACTCCTCTTTGAAGTCCGCGCCTTTACTGAAAAATATAGATACGATCCCGGAATCGCTGCTCCTGATCCTATGCTGCATAGCTCTCACTCTGTTTCTGTCCGCGCCGCTGTTTACTGCTTTTACCAACAAAGTATCCAGCCTGCGGCTTCCAGCGAAAAAAGAGCTTCCAGTCCCGGACCGTCCGTTCCAGGGCCGTCCCCGGACGTATGTATAA
- a CDS encoding transcription elongation factor GreA — MKEQLTQSDVEKIKEEIEYRKLVVRKKELEAVKEARAQGDLSENFEYKAAKQDKNRNESRIRYLERMLKTAKIISDQSKEDEVGINNTVELYFEDEDETETIRLVTSVRGNSLQGLISIESPIGKAVLGHKEGDRVKVKIGGGEGYYVVIKKITKTSDDSGDRLRKY; from the coding sequence GTGAAAGAACAATTGACCCAAAGCGATGTGGAAAAGATCAAGGAAGAGATTGAATACCGGAAGCTGGTAGTGCGCAAGAAAGAGCTGGAAGCCGTCAAAGAAGCCAGAGCCCAGGGAGACTTGAGCGAGAATTTTGAATATAAGGCGGCAAAGCAGGATAAAAATCGGAACGAAAGCCGCATCCGCTATTTAGAGAGGATGTTAAAAACAGCTAAGATCATATCTGATCAATCAAAGGAAGACGAAGTAGGGATCAACAATACGGTAGAACTATATTTTGAAGATGAGGATGAGACAGAAACCATCCGCCTGGTCACCAGCGTGCGGGGGAATTCCCTGCAGGGGCTGATCAGCATCGAGTCCCCCATCGGCAAGGCAGTGCTGGGCCATAAAGAAGGAGACCGGGTCAAAGTAAAGATCGGCGGCGGAGAGGGATATTATGTGGTGATTAAGAAGATCACTAAGACCAGCGATGACAGCGGGGATAGATTGAGAAAATATTAA
- a CDS encoding MGMT family protein gives MEEKNTFEKIYEVVRQIPEGQVASYGQVAALAGNRRWARVVGYALHEAPEGSEIPCHRVVTKEGRLSSAFGPEADNRQAELLRAEGVRVQSGYVDMKQFQWRKYVF, from the coding sequence ATGGAAGAGAAGAACACCTTTGAGAAAATCTATGAGGTGGTCCGCCAGATCCCAGAGGGGCAGGTGGCGTCTTACGGCCAGGTGGCGGCCCTGGCCGGCAACCGCAGATGGGCCAGAGTGGTAGGCTATGCCCTTCATGAAGCGCCGGAAGGAAGCGAGATCCCCTGCCATCGTGTAGTGACAAAGGAAGGAAGGCTTTCCTCGGCTTTTGGGCCGGAAGCGGATAACCGGCAGGCAGAACTCCTTCGGGCGGAAGGAGTCCGCGTTCAGAGCGGATATGTAGATATGAAACAGTTTCAGTGGAGAAAATATGTGTTTTAG
- a CDS encoding replication-associated recombination protein A: MEQMTLFDHQENLIPLASRVRPDSLEGFVGQEHLLGPGKILRRLIEQDQISSMIFWGPPGVGKTTLASIIAGRTQAEFINFSAVTSGIKEIKEVMRQAEESRRMGSRTVLFVDEIHRFNKAQQDAFLPYVEKGSIILIGATTENPSFEINGALLSRCRVFVLKALEEQDLVKMMERALASPAGFQGEKVQISKDQLTAIARFAAGDARTALNTLETAVLNGQITQEGVLVTDEDLEQCITRRSLLYDKSGEEHYNLISALHKSMRNSDPDAAIYWMCRMLEGGEDPLYIARRLIRFASEDVGMADSQALQVAVAAYQACHFLGMPECDVHLTHAVVYLSMAPKSNSLYTACEACKKDVRERRPGAVPLWLRNAPTGLMKELDYGKGYEYAHNTEEKLTHMQCMPEGMEGTVYYHPGQQGQEKQVGRRLKEIKDWKEGHGREEHL, encoded by the coding sequence ATGGAACAGATGACACTATTTGATCATCAAGAAAATCTGATTCCCCTGGCCAGCAGGGTGCGGCCGGACAGCCTGGAAGGCTTTGTGGGGCAGGAACATCTGCTGGGGCCGGGGAAGATATTGCGCCGGCTGATCGAGCAGGATCAGATCTCATCTATGATCTTCTGGGGGCCGCCGGGAGTGGGAAAGACCACTTTGGCCAGTATTATCGCCGGAAGGACCCAGGCAGAGTTCATTAATTTCAGCGCGGTCACCAGCGGTATAAAGGAAATCAAAGAAGTGATGCGCCAGGCGGAGGAAAGCCGGCGGATGGGAAGCCGGACCGTCTTGTTTGTAGACGAGATCCACCGTTTTAACAAGGCCCAGCAGGATGCGTTTCTTCCTTACGTAGAGAAGGGGAGCATCATTTTGATCGGGGCTACGACGGAGAATCCCTCTTTTGAGATCAATGGGGCCTTGTTATCACGGTGTCGTGTTTTTGTGCTGAAGGCGTTAGAGGAACAGGATCTGGTGAAAATGATGGAACGGGCGCTGGCATCTCCGGCCGGATTCCAGGGCGAAAAAGTTCAGATTTCAAAGGATCAGCTTACAGCCATCGCGCGGTTTGCCGCTGGAGACGCCAGGACTGCGCTGAACACGCTGGAGACGGCGGTACTGAACGGGCAGATTACGCAGGAGGGCGTTCTGGTGACAGATGAAGATCTGGAACAGTGTATCACCAGAAGATCCCTGCTTTATGATAAAAGCGGAGAAGAGCATTATAATCTGATTTCAGCGCTGCACAAATCCATGCGAAACAGCGATCCGGATGCGGCGATCTACTGGATGTGCCGGATGCTGGAAGGCGGAGAAGATCCGCTTTATATAGCAAGAAGGCTGATTCGTTTCGCCAGTGAAGACGTGGGTATGGCGGACAGTCAGGCGCTCCAAGTGGCGGTGGCGGCTTATCAGGCCTGTCATTTCCTGGGAATGCCGGAATGTGACGTGCACCTGACCCATGCGGTCGTCTATCTTTCTATGGCCCCCAAGTCCAACTCTCTTTACACAGCCTGTGAAGCCTGTAAGAAAGACGTAAGGGAGAGGCGGCCGGGAGCAGTGCCGCTATGGCTTAGGAACGCGCCTACTGGGCTCATGAAAGAACTGGACTATGGCAAAGGTTACGAATACGCCCACAATACAGAAGAGAAACTGACCCATATGCAGTGTATGCCGGAGGGGATGGAAGGAACCGTCTACTATCATCCGGGACAGCAGGGACAGGAGAAACAAGTAGGACGGCGGCTGAAAGAAATTAAGGATTGGAAGGAAGGCCATGGAAGAGAAGAACACCTTTGA
- the abc-f gene encoding ABC-F type ribosomal protection protein, whose product MSMIDVADLSFTYEGGYEPVFEQVSFRIDTDWKLGFIGRNGRGKTTFLNLLMGKYPYEGKIISSVEFVYFPFPIKDEKKMALEVLEEVNPQIQQWQILKELNVLKVDAQVLYQPFENLSGGEKTKLLLAALFLGENRFLLIDEPTNHLDLEARRVTADYLNKKKGFILVSHDRKFLDGCVDHILSINRTNIEIRKGDFSSWYRDKEARDQMERQQNERLRAEIGRLGQAARQTGNWSDKVEKSKKGKKAAGSKIDRGYVGHKAAKMMKRAKTLEQRREKAVQEKQGLLKDVEQWDALKMFPLEHHAQQLAVLRNVSISYGERSACRDITFSVGTGERICLDGRNGCGKSTLMKEILRVGRAAKEDGAGETVEGEVWLPAGVKISYVPQEVSGIKGNLEELAEKAGLDLTIFLTLLRKLDFGREQFGRDISSYSAGQKKKVLLAKSLCERAHIYIWDEPLNYIDLLSRIQIEELLLEAQPTMLFVEHDQAFREKIATRTIRL is encoded by the coding sequence ATGTCGATGATCGATGTTGCGGATTTAAGTTTTACTTATGAGGGAGGCTATGAACCTGTGTTTGAACAGGTGTCTTTTCGGATCGACACAGACTGGAAGCTGGGATTCATAGGAAGGAATGGAAGGGGAAAGACGACTTTTTTGAATCTTTTGATGGGGAAATATCCCTATGAGGGGAAGATTATTTCCAGCGTGGAGTTTGTTTATTTTCCATTCCCCATAAAAGATGAGAAGAAAATGGCGCTGGAAGTATTGGAAGAGGTGAATCCCCAGATTCAGCAATGGCAGATCTTGAAAGAATTAAATGTCTTAAAGGTGGACGCGCAGGTATTATACCAGCCTTTTGAAAACTTAAGCGGCGGTGAAAAGACCAAACTGCTCCTTGCGGCGCTGTTCCTTGGGGAGAATCGGTTCCTGTTGATCGATGAGCCGACCAACCATCTGGATCTGGAAGCCAGGCGGGTGACGGCGGACTATCTGAACAAAAAGAAAGGATTTATCCTGGTGTCCCATGACCGGAAATTCCTGGATGGCTGTGTGGATCACATTTTATCTATAAATCGGACGAATATTGAGATACGGAAAGGAGATTTTAGCTCCTGGTACCGGGACAAAGAAGCCAGAGACCAGATGGAACGGCAGCAAAATGAAAGACTGCGGGCCGAAATCGGACGTCTGGGCCAGGCGGCCCGCCAGACGGGGAACTGGTCAGACAAGGTGGAAAAGAGCAAGAAAGGTAAGAAAGCGGCGGGATCAAAGATAGACCGGGGCTATGTGGGCCATAAGGCCGCCAAGATGATGAAACGGGCCAAGACATTGGAACAGCGGAGAGAGAAAGCAGTCCAGGAAAAGCAGGGACTGCTCAAAGATGTGGAGCAGTGGGACGCGCTAAAGATGTTTCCGTTGGAACACCACGCCCAGCAGCTGGCGGTTCTGCGGAACGTTTCCATTTCCTATGGCGAGAGATCCGCGTGCAGGGATATAACATTTTCTGTGGGAACGGGAGAGAGGATCTGTCTGGATGGGAGGAATGGATGTGGGAAATCCACCTTGATGAAAGAAATCCTGCGTGTGGGACGGGCCGCCAAAGAAGACGGGGCTGGGGAAACTGTGGAAGGAGAAGTGTGGCTTCCGGCAGGGGTGAAGATCTCATATGTTCCTCAGGAAGTCTCCGGTATTAAAGGAAACCTGGAAGAGCTGGCGGAAAAGGCGGGGCTGGATCTTACGATTTTTTTGACTCTGCTGCGGAAGCTGGATTTTGGAAGAGAACAGTTTGGCCGGGATATCTCCAGTTACAGCGCGGGTCAGAAGAAGAAAGTCCTGCTGGCCAAAAGCTTATGTGAACGGGCCCATATCTATATCTGGGATGAGCCATTGAATTACATCGATCTATTATCCCGTATCCAGATCGAAGAATTGCTCCTTGAAGCCCAGCCTACTATGCTGTTCGTGGAACACGACCAGGCGTTCCGGGAGAAGATCGCTACCCGGACGATCCGTCTGTAA
- a CDS encoding MarR family transcriptional regulator, with protein MKSVFERQLREHYALWNTTNRLYFRWARDRGMTYDSLFVLYAIYYGKGRSCQKEICEEWSMPKQTVNSILKNYEKKGYICFQQSEKDKRNKTIQLTEEGRQFAEKVVLELERAEMAVLQKIGEEDMETLLRINRLLVGYFQEELERTSCSQ; from the coding sequence ATGAAATCTGTTTTTGAACGGCAGTTAAGAGAGCATTACGCTTTGTGGAATACGACAAACAGGCTGTATTTCAGATGGGCCAGGGATCGGGGAATGACATATGATTCCCTGTTTGTTTTGTACGCTATCTATTATGGAAAGGGCAGATCCTGCCAGAAAGAGATCTGTGAAGAATGGTCCATGCCAAAACAGACGGTGAACAGTATTTTGAAGAATTATGAGAAAAAGGGTTATATTTGCTTTCAGCAGAGTGAGAAGGATAAAAGGAATAAAACCATTCAGCTGACAGAAGAGGGACGGCAGTTTGCCGAAAAGGTCGTTTTGGAATTGGAGCGGGCCGAAATGGCCGTTCTGCAAAAGATTGGGGAAGAAGATATGGAAACGCTGCTAAGGATCAACCGATTATTAGTAGGATATTTTCAGGAAGAATTGGAGCGAACATCATGCAGTCAGTAA
- the thiD gene encoding bifunctional hydroxymethylpyrimidine kinase/phosphomethylpyrimidine kinase produces MRTALTIAGSDSSGGAGIQADIKTMIANGVYAMSAITALTAQNTTGVTGIMEVTPEFLEEQLDNIFTDIRPDAVKIGMVSSGSLIRAITGKLTQYQAENIVVDPVMVATSGAKLISDEAVQALKEYLLPMAAVLTPNVPEAEVLAGIPVKSEGDMETAAEIISETYHCAVLLKGGHQLNDANDLLFRDGTAKWFRGKRIDNPNTHGTGCTLSSAIASNLAKGFALEESVERAKDYISGALGAMLDLGKGSGPMDHGFDLKGKYMEQAEGGE; encoded by the coding sequence ATGAGAACAGCATTAACAATCGCGGGAAGTGATTCCAGCGGAGGCGCCGGCATCCAGGCAGATATTAAGACGATGATAGCCAATGGCGTGTATGCCATGAGCGCGATCACCGCTCTGACTGCCCAGAATACCACCGGCGTAACCGGAATCATGGAAGTAACGCCAGAATTTCTGGAAGAACAGCTAGACAATATTTTTACAGATATCCGTCCGGATGCAGTTAAGATCGGAATGGTATCTTCCGGCTCTTTGATCCGCGCGATCACGGGAAAACTGACTCAGTACCAGGCAGAAAATATTGTGGTAGACCCGGTCATGGTGGCTACCAGCGGGGCAAAGCTGATCAGTGACGAGGCGGTCCAGGCGCTGAAGGAATATCTGCTTCCTATGGCGGCGGTCTTAACCCCTAATGTGCCGGAGGCGGAAGTGCTCGCCGGGATTCCGGTGAAGTCGGAAGGAGATATGGAGACGGCCGCCGAGATCATCAGTGAAACCTATCACTGCGCTGTGTTATTGAAAGGCGGGCACCAGTTAAATGACGCCAACGACCTGCTGTTTCGGGATGGAACGGCCAAATGGTTCCGGGGAAAACGGATCGATAATCCCAATACCCACGGTACCGGCTGTACCCTTTCCAGCGCCATCGCTTCTAACCTTGCGAAAGGGTTTGCTTTGGAAGAATCTGTGGAAAGAGCGAAAGATTATATTTCCGGGGCTCTGGGAGCTATGCTGGATCTGGGGAAAGGAAGCGGACCTATGGATCATGGATTTGATCTGAAGGGAAAATATATGGAACAGGCTGAGGGAGGCGAGTAA